One genomic window of Capricornis sumatraensis isolate serow.1 chromosome 15, serow.2, whole genome shotgun sequence includes the following:
- the APCDD1L gene encoding protein APCDD1-like, with the protein MDNAWAWHHQETMKGVAEEVQVGADPCLALCCPLSQEAGASQLENQGVPRSLTWVCLLCTAEAAGMAGAGRLRWEPRCQQLLPNRAPVTALLPPRLDGPWISTGCEVRPGPEFLTRSYTFYPNRLFRAYQFFYRDPSCSEPAYSLLIKGRVRLRRASWVTRGATEADYHLHKVGVVFHSRRALLDVAGRLDHSKAGRDCAHRLPPARAWLPGALYELLGAGAERDCAAALGFTMHELSLVRVQRRLQPEPRAAPRLVEELYLGDIHTDRAEQRHYRPTGYQRPLQSALHHAHPCPACSLIARSDEHHPPVLPPQAALPLRLGGRWVSPGCEVHPAVLFLTRLFTFHGHNRSWEGYYHHFSDPTCRQPTFTVYAAGHYTKGTPSVKVRGGTELVFQVTRARVTPMDQVTTAMLNFSEPSSCGGSGAWALGAERDITATNGCLPLGIRLPHVEYELFRMERDPLGQSLLFIGQRPTDGSSPDTPEKRPTSYQAPLVLCDSVAWGFSLQHGDRLQTPVGGGTPCPHVAPLPVLLLVLRPAFLQWL; encoded by the exons ATGGACAATGCCTGGGCCTGGCACCACCAAGAGACCATGAAGGGAGTGGCC GAGGAGGTGCAGGTGGGCGCAGACCCTTGCCTagccctctgctgccccctgagCCAGGAGGCGGGTGCCAGTCAGCTAGAGAACCAGGGTGTGCCCAGATCGCTGACCTGGGTCTGTCTGCTTTGCACTGCAGAGGCAGCTGGGATGGCAGGGGCAGGCCGCCTGCGCTGGGAACCACGCTGCCAGCAGCTCCTGCCCAACAGAGCCCCGGTCACCGCGCTGCTGCCCCCACGCCTGGACGGGCCCTGGATCTCCACTGG CTGCGAGGTGCGCCCGGGACCCGAGTTCCTCACCCGCTCCTATACTTTCTACCCCAACCGCCTGTTCCGCGCCTACCAGTTCTTCTACCGGGACCCCTCGTGCAGCGAGCCCGCGTACTCGCTGCTCATCAAGGGCAGGGTGCGCCTGCGCCGGGCCTCCTGGGTCACCCGCGGCGCCACGGAGGCCGACTACCATCTGCACAAGGTGGGCGTCGTCTTCCACAGCCGCCGCGCCCTGCTCGACGTGGCCGGGCGCCTGGACCACAGTAAGGCGGGCCGGGACTGCGCGCACCGCCTGCCCCCGGCGCGGGCCTGGCTGCCCGGGGCCCTGTACGAACTGCTGGGCGCCGGGGCTGAGCGTGACTGCGCGGCCGCCCTGGGCTTCACCATGCACGAGCTCAGCCTGGTGCGCGTGCAGCGCCGCTTGCAGCCCGAGCCCCGGGCCGCGCCTCGCCTGGTGGAGGAGCTCTACCTGGGGGACATCCACACCGACCGGGCCGAACAGCGGCACTACCGGCCCACCGGCTACCAGCGTCCTCTGCAGAGTGCCCTG CACCATGCCCACCCCTGTCCAGCCTGCAGCCTCATCGCCCGCTCTGATGAGCACCACCCACCCGTGCTGCCCCCCCAGGCGGCCCTGCCTCTGCGCCTGGGCGGCCGCTGGGTCAGCCCTGGGTGTGAGGTGCACCCCGCCGTGCTCTTCCTCACCAGGCTCTTCACCTTCCACGGGCACAACCGCTCCTGGGAAGGGTATTACCACCACTTCTCAGACCCCACCTGCCGGCAGCCCACCTTCACTGTCTATGCAGCCGGCCACTACACCAAGGGCACGCCGTCTGTCAAGGTTCGAGGAGGCACTGAGCTGGTGTTCCAGGTCACAAGGGCCCGCGTCACCCCCATGGACCAGGTCACCACGGCCATGCTCAACTTCTCTGAACCAAGCAGCTGTGGGGGCTCGGGGGCTTGGGCCCTGGGAGCCGAGCGGGACATCACCGCCACCAATGGGTGCCTGCCACTGGGCATCAGGCTGCCCCACGTGGAGTATGAGCTGTTCAGGATGGAGCGGGACCCCCTTGGGCAAAGCCTGCTCTTCATCGGACAAAGGCCCACTGACGGCTCGAGTCCTGACACTCCGGAGAAGCGGCCCACATCCTATCAAGCAcccctggtgctctgtgacagcgtGGCCTGGGGCTTCTCCCTGCAGCATGGGGATCGGCTGCAGACGCCTGTCGGTGGTGGGACACCATGTCCCCACGTGGCCCCTCTCCCCGTCCTACTCCTGGTCCTCAGGCCGGCCTTCCTCCAGTGGTTGTGA